One genomic window of Desulfuromonas sp. TF includes the following:
- a CDS encoding entericidin A/B family lipoprotein — protein sequence MKRAIAWFLLLLALFSLPACNTLKGAGQDIEQAGEELDEEI from the coding sequence ATGAAACGGGCCATAGCCTGGTTTCTTCTCCTTCTCGCCCTTTTTTCCCTTCCGGCTTGTAACACCTTGAAAGGAGCCGGTCAGGATATAGAGCAGGCCGGAGAAGAACTGGATGAGGAAATCTAG